ATTTAGCTCCTAACTACTGCCTTCTAGCTTCTAACTACTTTTTTAAGGTTCATGCCTGACTCGAGATTTCATTGTCACGTCAGAGTGGATAAGCAGCCATCAGTGGTAGAAAAAAACTGAGCCTTAGAATCGTGCCCAGAACCGCTTATTCTCGCTCATTTGACGCTTATTCTAAACTCGGCAGTTGGCTTGGGTTCGATTTATTAAGCCATTTTTCTTAACTACCCCCCAATATATTGGGGTATTCGAGCCCACTAGAATTCGGTAGTATGCGTGCTGTTAATACTATCAGTAGTTGGCGGTCCGTTGAGTTTCCTTCTGCTGATTTCCCGAACTAGTGCACTCAACGAAAGTTACATCCCTCTATGAAAAAACAGATCAAATTTATCGCAACGGCAACCGCCCTGCTCGCGTTCACTCAAGCTGGCCATGCTGCTAGTATTAATTGGACTGGCGGTGGCACTACGGACGATTGGAATGATACTGCCAATTGGGGCGGAGTCACTCCGGGCAGCCAGGGTGTGGAAGATAGTGTAATCTTTAATACAGCGGGTGACAACAATACCCCGACAGCATCCTTTGCCTTTACGACGGCATCGGATTTCAATTTCAGAAATGAAGCAACACTGACACTTCAGACCGGAGTGACCATTTCCAACTTTGACCAAGGACGCCTAGCAGCGAATGGCGGCAATGGAGGAGGGCACGTTGTTCAGACTGGCGGCACTCTGTCCGGTAGAACTTTTGTCGTTGCTAGCAGTCTTACAGCGACAACACGCTCTTCACACACCATGTCTGGTGGCAATGTGACGCTTACCGAACTTTACGAGGTGAATACACTTGGCGATGTCATCCTGACGGGGTCGACCGCGGCTGTTTCAGCGGGTTCGATTGATTTTGAAGGCAACTCTACATTAACGTTCAATTTTGATGCAGCAGGCATCGGTTCGTTTACAACTGCTGGATCCTTTGGCGCAGGCACGACTTCAACCATGACGATCAATGTTGGTAGCTACAACGCGACTGTCGGCGCCGCCTTCACCCTCGTAGATGCGGCTACGCTTACAGGTTTTGACAGTGGTAATATCACAGTGAATGGCTTCGGCACTGAGGGGGTTGGTTATACCTTGACTCAGGACCTAGCGGGTAGTGGTGATATTGTCTTCACGGTCATTCCGGAGCCCGGCACTTACGCACTGCTCGCTGGCCTCACTGGTCTGGCCTTCGTGATGCTTCGTCGTCGTAGATCCTGAGCCTGTCGAAGGGCCGTCGCCGCGCGTAAGCTGACTGACGCTTCAATTTTCCAAGGCCTCGGATCATTGATCCGAGGCCTTTTTTGTGGAGTGATCTCTGGCGGACTTCAACAATGTCGGCAGGGTAGCTCTAGGTCCCATTGTTGCGTTTAGGTGAAGTGTGCGGATCTTTGTGAGTGCACTTTATGCGAACCTGTGGCTAGTGGACAGAGTGTGCGTTGCTTTGTCGCCTGAGCGCAGTAGCTAGTGATTGCTTGTTGGTGTCGAATGCATGGGGAATCGAACTCGCCTGAGGTGGATTTTATATTTTTGAAAAAAAGAGAATGCGGAATACATGGGCTGCTCGCTTTACTTTTTAGGATAAATCGGCATAGGTTGATGTGTTTTACCATAGTTCCCTTAACTGCTGTTAACAATCCCTCGATTCAGTCTAATACCCCTTACCCTTGATAGATCAGATCAATCCCCTCGGCGCTGTTGTGCCAGCTTTGGCCTCGCGTTACACCGCGTCCCGCGACTTTTCTTGGATTAACCTGAGGTTATCCAATTCTCTCCCCACCAAAATATATTGCGATATTCACGATAGCTGGATGTGAGCTATCGTGGACACTAACTAGAAAAACCGAAAAACAGACTATTTTCACAATCACTTACCCCCTTATCATGGAAAAGCACACTATCACACAATTTTCTCTGCTTGTCGCCGCAGGCCTTTTCGCTTCTTCCGCGCAAGCGGACACGTTCACATGGAATAATCCCGGTGATACGACTGCGAGTTGGAGTGTCGCCGATAATTGGCTTAATGGTGGTGTTACTGCCACTACTGCCCCCACCGATGGGGATTCGGTCATCCTTAATGCGGGGGAAAAAGACGGTGGAGGTGGCGCATGGGTTACTGCAGATACCTCGTTTACAATTACATCGGGCCAGTCCGTGATCGCCAATGAAGATGGCACTAGCCTACGTCCAAATGGGCAAACATTCACTGTTGCAACTGGCGGCACACTTGATTTGACCAATGGGGGTAACACGACAGGAACATATGGTAACGTTTTTGGTGGAAATAACCCAACCCTAATTATCGAGTCTGGCGCGACGGCTAGGGTCACGACCTTCGACTGGAATAGAGCCAGCGAAAACGAAATAATAACCTTCGCTGCAAACAGCTTGGGTGAGGTGACGCTCTTTCAAGTCGATGGGGAAGCTCAACTTGGTGGCGGTGCTGGTGATGCATTGAATCTGGATTTAACGGATCTGACTGCAGGAAGTGAATTGGGAACCTATGAATTGATTGACTACGGTTCACTGAATGGAACTTTTGGCATCGTGAATGTTCTGGGTTTGGAAGCAGGGCAGACGTTTTCCACAGATTATGTTTACGACTTTGGCGGAGGCGATTTAGGAATCGCGATCTCCGTCATTCCAGAACCTGGCACTTACGCACTGCTCGCTGGGCTCACTGGTTTGACATTCGTAATGCTTCGTCGTCGCCGCGCTTAAGCTGACTGACGCTTCAATTTTCAAAGGCCTCGGATCATTGATCCGAGGCCTTTTTTGTGGCTACGGTTCTGGAGGACTTCTATTTCGGGGCAGAGAGCGCTACGATTCATCCTAGATTCAGGAGTCAGAAGTTAGTCCTTGGTGATGATACTCTTACGAACGTATTCGCTGTCGCCTACCGAGCGCAGCGACACTTATTATGCCCTTGGGTGCAACCGAAGGGCGAAGCCATTTGGCGAATCGAAGATTCTTCATAAAACACTGATATTCAGATCCTAACTACTGCCTTCTAGCTTCTGACTACTCTTTTAAGTTTCATGTCTGACTCGAGGTTTCATTGTCACGTCAGAGTGGATAAGCGTTCAATCAGCAGTTTACCGCGTGAGACGAAGGGCTTTTACGCAGACCATAAGCGGTAGAAAAAAACAGAGCCTTAGCGCAGTGCCCAGAGCCGCAGCGCGGGAACCGCTTATTGACGCTCATTTGACGCTTATGGGGAGAAGTCATTCGTAGATGAGGTGAGGGTGGCTTTGGCGTATGTGCTGGTTGTTTGGGAGGGATGGCCTCTACGCCTGCTGCGTTCTACGCTGCCGTCGGCCGAGCCTCTGCACCGAACCAAAGCACCCACACGCCGCAGACGAAGCTCGTCCCTCCCGAATGTTTTGAGCGAAAGATTACAATTCTTGATGCGCAGCAGTATAGTGTTCGAGGAGCCCCGTGGCTTTGTGCGCTGCCCTCATATTCCCCGCTGACGATTCAATTGTCCCAGCCATTCGCAGGCTCTCCCGTAGCCAGCTTTAGGATTTAACTAAAATGAATGCTGTTTTGTTGTAAAAAACACGAAAGTGTAGAGGTGTTGTCTTTACTTGGTGCGATGAATGAGCAACAGTAAGTCAGCGTTACGACAGTTCTATGAAGTGCTCTTAACACTCTACCCCCATCGATTCAGTCTAATACCCCTAACCCTTGATAGATCAGATCCATTCCTCCGGCGCGGTTGCGGCCGATTTGGCGCAGGCATTACGCCGCGCCCCGCGACTTTTCTTGGATTAACCTGAGGTGATTCTGACTTTTTTTGCACGCATCCCCCCCAATATATTGGGATATGCGAATTCTGCGAGTTATGTATTATGTCACATGCTAACACTGTTGACTCACTAATCACTCATTTCACTGACTTTAAAGAAAACCCCGAACTCATACATTCACTCCAAAACTACTCCTGTGAAAAATAAAATAAAACTCTTCACCGCTGCCGCAGCCTCGCTGGCGCTAGCACAGGCCTCTCAGGCCGCTGACCTAACCTGGGACACCACCATCGCTGCCGATGGTGTTATCACAGATGGAGCTGGCACATGGACCACTGGTGCCGGGAACTGGAACGACACGCCCGTAACCCCAACTAGCGATGGAATCGTTTGGGCAGATGGCGACAAAGCAATCTTTGGAGGAGGCACCGAAGGCACCGCAGGCACCGTGACTCTCGGCAGCGATATTACGACCACTGCTGCTGTTGAAGCGATCACGTTCAATAC
The window above is part of the Lentimonas sp. CC4 genome. Proteins encoded here:
- a CDS encoding PEP-CTERM sorting domain-containing protein, with translation MKKQIKFIATATALLAFTQAGHAASINWTGGGTTDDWNDTANWGGVTPGSQGVEDSVIFNTAGDNNTPTASFAFTTASDFNFRNEATLTLQTGVTISNFDQGRLAANGGNGGGHVVQTGGTLSGRTFVVASSLTATTRSSHTMSGGNVTLTELYEVNTLGDVILTGSTAAVSAGSIDFEGNSTLTFNFDAAGIGSFTTAGSFGAGTTSTMTINVGSYNATVGAAFTLVDAATLTGFDSGNITVNGFGTEGVGYTLTQDLAGSGDIVFTVIPEPGTYALLAGLTGLAFVMLRRRRS
- a CDS encoding PEP-CTERM sorting domain-containing protein; translated protein: MEKHTITQFSLLVAAGLFASSAQADTFTWNNPGDTTASWSVADNWLNGGVTATTAPTDGDSVILNAGEKDGGGGAWVTADTSFTITSGQSVIANEDGTSLRPNGQTFTVATGGTLDLTNGGNTTGTYGNVFGGNNPTLIIESGATARVTTFDWNRASENEIITFAANSLGEVTLFQVDGEAQLGGGAGDALNLDLTDLTAGSELGTYELIDYGSLNGTFGIVNVLGLEAGQTFSTDYVYDFGGGDLGIAISVIPEPGTYALLAGLTGLTFVMLRRRRA